The window CATTGATCAGCTTGATAGGTTGATCAGGCTAAGCTATGCCAAAATCCATATTGCTGACTTTGACTACAGGACTTTGCTGCCAAAGTCCTGTAGCTACAGGCCCCCAGGCACTTGTAGTTTGTGTTGAAGTCATGACCTCCAGTTGCTTTTACTTTACATCCCAGCCCCCTGGCACTtctagttttgttgttttagtatCTGAAGTGAGCTGTAGTACCAGCACAGTCTCTGGCAACTGAAAATCAGCAAGGGACATCTACCTTCAGACCCCAAGGCGCTTCTAATCTTGTTTTAGGCACTACCTCATATCAacttgaagaagaatgttgcatTACCTCAGTTAATCTTATTGGTGCTtttttgatagaaataaaagggTTATATCTTCTTTAGTTTATCGAGAATTGGCAGCTGACAATGATGTTTGTAGGTGACAATCAACTTTGACCGTTTAGTATAAGAAATAGTTTTAGTGCACTCAGGGTCAGCTGTGTTCTTAACTTCTTATGCTATCAAACACTATATTGTTGTTAgactaagacaaaaaaaagttcattgaAGTTGGAAAAGAAAGTGGCAATGCTTTAGTTGGGTTTGTAGAACAAGAAAGTTGCAATACTTAAGATGACATTGTTGAACGAGAAAGTTACACGACCTCAGTAACATTGTATAatttgcactttattttgaagttttttGCAAGTTCCTGCCAGAAGGCTCATTGCGATTATCTATCTAACCGTGACTGTATCTGTAGCTATATAGCTGGTATAATCGCTCTACAACACAACAGCTTGCATAACACACCAGCGTACATGTACTAAGATACGTGAAAATGTGACAATCAAGTTTCAGATATAGATTCAGTACACCCTGTGTCAGCTGCGTTCTTAACAGAGTAGATACACAGAAATGAAAGATGTACCTGAGAGTCCTGGCTACACTTTCTGCTCTGTTGGTTTGCAGATGTTGTTGCAGACTGCTTCagttagttgttgttgttcaactTGTTGTATATGTAACAATCAAGTTTCACCATTAGCAGTAAGTTTAAGTTACACTCCCTGTATGTATTAACCTATGAAACATTATGTTGTACCTACAATTTATCTAAAACAGCTATCCCCTCAAACATATAGCACTGTGTGCATATTATGAGTTTGAAAAGCTAACCTCttggttagctgtgcccaccactgcatAGAACAATGAGGTTGCTTTTCCATTTTCTTCATTTAAtgagtttttgtgtttgttataaTAGTTCATTACTAAAAAAGCCCATTATATACAATGTAAACTTTAGCATTTGGAAGTGCTACAGCGGTGTAATAGAGCTATAAGGTAAAATTGTAGAGACACTTACTTGATTTTTTATATCTTCTGTacagaagcagcaaaacaactcCAAGGACAGAGACAGTGGTCACAGCTCCAACCAGCACAAAAATccactgtagaaaaaaaaaaaaaacacacacaacggATGCTTCTTTAGTAAGAcaaaaaatagactttaaacaATCTCAGTGAGGACCAAAACTGTGTCTCTGGATGTCTAACCATACTGTTGATCCAGCAGGGTATTCAGGgctctgcaaacttcacaatgttaaacatttcctttaaacAGGAAGCTGCAAACAACTTCACCAAATTAGTGTGAAGTCTCACTGCTCACCAAACTGGCCTCCGTCCGTTCCTCTACAAACTGCTCCATCTTGGCTTTGATGTCACTGGTAAAGGGACTCAGGTTCTAAAAGATTCAGCAGAGAAACAAATCCCACAGATGAAATTAACTCAACCTGAGGCGGACTGAGTCTAACAACTCATTTGTAGTATTAATCCTACATGCTTAATAATTTGGGTGAGTGGGCCTAAAAACTGGTTTAACAATGCCACCCCAGGAAGTTGTTCAATATCATGATCAATAATAGTAAAggaaaaatgttgttaaaatacTGTGAAGAGGAAACCTTTTTACTACTTTAGtttactaatttatttatttatttaagttagTTTTGAAGTTAAGTGAAGCCTGTACTTAGCTAATTGTGTAATACCTCTAGCAGCAAACATAGCTTACAAggatgtttcacagcttgtatttagttgcactttgaattcagatcaaatcccagacaaaatgcttaaagtaaaagcaagtttttataataatttagaGGGGAAAATTGATAAATTGCAtttggtattaaaaaaaattggagatTTAGATTTAGAGAACATGAGGCTACGATGTTTCCAATGCGGACAGACACAAGGTTGGTAGCTTCTGTTGCTAGCGTATTTAGCCGGGTCACTGAACTAATAATGAACAAACCCTACTGGGTTTGGAACTGAGTAGGTGAACAGTTGGTTGGGTTTAAAGTCATTCCCAGATCATTGTTCCACCTTCAGTTCCCTGGTCACTGTTGTCCACCTCAGTCCAAACTGGGTCATATAGACATTTTCTCCTCAGTAACTTTCTTGTAAAACGTTTTTGAAGAAGCAAAGATCAATGTCTTTGAACAACTCTTTGCTTTTTGGGTGCTGATCATATGAGTTCTGCATCATGGTCAGACACATGAATGGCACGCCTTCTTCTCTAACCCAACAACGATCTAAGGTGGCTGTAACGGCAACATAACATTGAAAATAACATGTTGTTTTTCGCACTTTCAAATATGGATTAAAGGTTTCGTAAATCCCAAACAAGGGATTATAAAGGATATATGACTGGGGTAAATACTTTAATTCAGGTTTAATCATTCTAAAGcgattaaactttaaaaaaaaaacaataaaagcttgTTCTGGGCACAACTGTCAGAGAAACactgcttaaaataaaaataaaaaaggtaaaccGCTCAGGATGCCCCCAAGTCTGTGCCCCTCCAGGCAGATCATTACCAGCCACTGATTACAGATCATTCAttgttattcaaaaagtgactaaTCAAATCTCCTCTGAGTGCCAGTAAAGGCAGCAGAGTGGTACTTGGGTACCACTTCCATGTAAATCTAGGTCAAACATAAGGCAGTGTTGAATATTTCTGGCCTACATGCTTTTTCTAATTTATAATATCTAAAGTAttgagaagaagaaagaaatcatGCTAAACGATTTCGAGTGGAGACTTACCGGGTAAACACAGCTTTCCTCCTCCTTGTGGCCCATGGCTGCCTGCTGGAATAAAACAGATCACAGAGAAATAAAGCTGACAGGTTATCACCTGGAGCTCGATCACACAGAAACACGTTCTCCCTCCGTCTTCTACTACAGTGATTTGGATTGTAAGCCGATACACCCTGCTGGGAgccaagagagagagaactaCATAGAGAAGAGGTTGTGGGAAATCTGGGTTAAAGATCACCTCCATTTCTGCGGCTGGCTCCTGAAGTTAAACACGGGGCCCCTCCAGGCTCCGGATAAAGGCCCCAAAGGTCGCACCGTCGGATAAACAGACTAGCGACACATGACTGTCAGCTCGTTGTTTACTCGGTTCTCTGTTCTCCTGTCGTGTCTCGCTCCAACACCTGCAGGTTCTGCTCCGGCTCGGTGCTCAGCTCTGACCGATCCGAACCTGACACGAGACTTTTAAACCCAGGGAAAGCAGCGAAGCGGCACAAACTGGATTTATTCCGCCGAGGAGCCCGGAGAGTCGCGCGGCTGCTGGCCAGGGTCAGAGCCGGTGTTCAGGTGAACGCCTCCGGCCGTCTGACTCCCGCTAACTGGGTCAGAACCGCGCTTCTCATCTAAAGAAAGTTCAGTTTCATGTTATTCTCAGACTGCAGAAGCACTGCCCTCTACGTGACATGCCGTCGactaacaacaataacaactgGGAAATAATGCCAAAAAGTCAGAGAATAAAAACCTGAGTGATGCTAAAGTTAAACTATTGtctgaaaaaaatcagtttctgACACAACAAAGCAAACCACTTCCATACGTACCGTGCTTTGCTTCAAACTTATTTTGTATACATGCCTTATTATAGAGAGTAAGGCCACGGTAGAGCGGTGTGTGACTTCCTGCcaacctttcaaaataaaaccatacTAGCtaacccactgagctatataatacactggagtgctgattttgccgaaaaactgaagtcactggccgccatcttgctactccctactctcacagaatcccataggatttgcttgaaacaacaagcagttttctggctgagtgaaaacgttttacaggtaattctacagtcagtggaagtactaacactatcaactactaggaaattaggtgctgaaatattttacatgttattcatattaaatatatatatatgtatatataagtatgtgtatatgtatttatgtatatatatgtatacacatatgtaaatatatgtttttgtatattgttatttatatatttataaatgttaaacatatatatttaaatgaataaaatgcaaaatatttcagcacatgactttctcagcacttgatagttttagaacataacataaaagtatatggcatttgacattttaaaagtcttaagccccccctgaacatgagaaaatcctcgttattcgatgctgtagcgcacatattccatagttactggggggaaatagggagtaccaatatggcggctggtggcttcaaagcgactcgttcaaacagacggtgattagcactccagtgtataatatagctcagtgagctAACCCAGCACTTAGCGTTGCTAGTTAGCATTGGTGGTCTCTTGGATGAACAGTGCCCTGGAGGAGTTCCTCCATCTGGCCAcgatttataaaacttttattgtatTCTAGCTTGTTTACAATAAAAGTTTTAGAAAtgttaaacagaagctgctttCTGGACATACGTTTGTTTACGCCTGTTCTTTACACCTCATGACAAATTGAAATGTCCTGAGAAGGAATGGTGGGTTGAAGCCCACCCACCAGGATTAAGTCCCTATTCCACCTTCTGAGATAGTAACAAACCCCATAATCGCTAGGAACTGTAATACGATGGCTAATACCCCAGaacagacagcagcagctaaaGCCAAAGATCTTCCAGTGTCCCTTTAATCTGCAAAATACATTGATCAGCAGAATGCGACGCAGATAAAATGTTGAGAATGCTGCACAGCAACTTTGTTTGCCTCTATTTGAAGCACTAAATGTATATGAACAGCCTCAGGCCAAGTATACAGGACATCCCCCACACATCATTCAGGTAAATGTAGTCTGTCAGAGAGCCATCTTTAAGCTCTGAAAAGATGTCTGTGATCTGAGTATAttaggggtctgcaacctgtggctccagagccgcaTGAGGCTCTTTagaccttcagctttggctcttaaaaacttagaccaaaaatgcgaggggaaaaaaattggtaaatgtttctaaatgtaaaggtaatttaaaattgctagttctgcaatatatgcataacatttccagaaagaaagaaactactagtctatagaatattttactatagataaatgaagtataattttgtcaataggttgctttttcatcattttgatgccatttgctataaaaatcaaatgtccaattgaagaaaatgcattaaacctaaacataaaatactgttggttaaataataactgttgatctttaataaataaaaaaaagtaaactaattTCCTGTagaataatataaaaacaagctcttgtttcaaacagatgtgtaacttttgcggctctaaacaaaattagTTTAGCTGGACcaagggcaaaaatggctctgcgggttgtaaaggttgctgacccctgaaCTAGACCGATGTCAACAGACAGAGTGAGCTGCAATAGAATAGTTGTTGCATAGTTTTTGCTGTGATTTGAAGGATGCTTGTGTTTTTACAAATCTCTGCTTTGTGCAGATGAATCGTCAGGTTCAGGTTTGACCACATTGAGTCTTTTATGTAATCCGCTAGAGATGGTCAAAAGTGCTCCCAAGTCTTTTAAAACCCTTCCGTTCTTTGCCAAGTCAGAAGCTGTGACTAAGATGCTAACTTAGAAACAGTGCTATCAGTCAgagtaaaaacatttcttgGACCTCTGCAGCTTGAATTCTTCAAGGATAGAAGTTCAATGATGAAAAACAACATTCTTCATCAATCCGGTTCTAATCATCTCACATTGAGATAGATTGGTTTTGCGGGATGGATCTTTGTCACTGTGTTTTTCACCGTAAATGTTCTTTTGTACTGAAATCTGTCAGTTTGCCTCCCATGTCAGTTGTTTTGCTCGGGGAAAACATTTGATGATATGATGAGTTAATAATTGTTTCCGTGCAATAGTTCAGAACTTAGGCAGTGGAGGAGTTTGTGCTGTTGTAGACATCGTCCACACCTCTCACAGAGAGCAGGGGACACTTACGGACACAGCCCACGTCTCCAGATGTTAGCCAACATGCTTTCCTGAGGGATGCCACAATGCACTCAGCACACTCTTTTGCTTTAATTAAATCATCGTCATCATCCATCATTAACAGTgaccagggccggattatccataagggccagtgggccagtacccaggggcaccaaccatgggggggcaccacatgacacatgctttaaaaatatgtttttcataaattgttatattatttacttgaaattgttgaaagaccatgcattattcgttttgtgaacactgatgtcacaataataataaatgataaataaatcaagatttttttgatttcaacattttaaaatgagatatttgaatattgctcactgctcatatgcctacatgtagttgtgtaagttagtaaatagtaaattacattacagaaatccccttgattatgtctgatgtttttgaccaaaggacagcacgggtaagggggggggctttgaggccCAGGGGccccacattgtcttaatacgggcctgacAGTGACTATACCTTTTGTTAATGAAAAccctatttattaatttattttttaaggtttaATCACTGACTAAACATCCCCTGGAGCATAGAGTGTTTTTTTAAGAGCATGTTTTCCACACTATATGTGATGAAGGGGTTTATTTTGAAGAACATGTCGTGGTGGTTTCTGAAGTTCAGGCGATACTGGTTCCTAGTTTTACTCAAATTTCCCTCCAATCGCCAACAGCTCGTGCCAGTATCTTGTATTCTAATTGGTGgcgatgtttgtttttgtcggCCAATCACCGCGCAGTTCATTGGGCGGCCGAACACACACTTGTTCCTGTACTGTGGCGCGTTCAAGGTGAGAAGGCCTTTATGTTTATTGTGATCGCGTTGTGAAAGTTTGTCCGTCTCTCTTTGGGGCATGAACATCAGAGCTCAGCGCGTCGGCGCTTCCTTACCCTTGTCTTCGTGTTGTGTTGCTGCGGAGCTAATGCTAACAGCTGTCCTCTCCTGTTTCCggatccagaaccagaaccagcaggaaccatGGGGGTGCTGTCCACGCTGATGAGGGGTCTGGTCCGCGGCGCGGACAGGATGTCCGAGTTCACCAGTAAGCGCGGGTCCAGGACGCACAACAAGGGCAGAGGCTCCCGGCCCGCAGGCCTGAGGCTCTCCAGCGGGAAGTTCCTGTCCGTCCGGGCCATGATCCCTGAGTTCGTGGTGCCCCATCTGGAGGGATTCAAGCTGAAACCCTACGTCTCGTACCGGTCACCGAGGGGGACGGAACCTCCGCTGACTGCCCAGGGTTTATTTGATCAGGTTGCTACCCCTCAGATCGAGAAGGACTTTGAGGAGGGCGCCTTCAGCAGAGGTCAGCTGGAGAAGTACGGATTTGAACCCACGCAGGAGGGCAAGCTGTTCAAGCTCTACCCTAAGAACTATGTGCGTTAATGTTGGAGGACTGGGGACATCAGCCTTCAACACATGTGGGACTAAAGCTGTCATTTCTAAGaagtgttaaataaaatgtggaaataaatTCGATGAGCATCACTGTCCATGGCAGAGGTTATTTACATGTCAGGGTTTAAGTTGGACCGTAAAACAGCTGGTAAAGCTTCAGAAACAACTTCTGGAGGATGTTCATGGTACATTTTGTAGGAAAAACAAATGCCTCAAGTGACCCATTGAACTGGATATTCTGGACAcaataaaattgtttatttaatgtcaatctttttttctggtgaaataatttaaaactgagTTTCATTTCTA of the Fundulus heteroclitus isolate FHET01 chromosome 12, MU-UCD_Fhet_4.1, whole genome shotgun sequence genome contains:
- the mrpl41 gene encoding 39S ribosomal protein L41, mitochondrial, with amino-acid sequence MGVLSTLMRGLVRGADRMSEFTSKRGSRTHNKGRGSRPAGLRLSSGKFLSVRAMIPEFVVPHLEGFKLKPYVSYRSPRGTEPPLTAQGLFDQVATPQIEKDFEEGAFSRGQLEKYGFEPTQEGKLFKLYPKNYVR